Part of the Catalinimonas alkaloidigena genome is shown below.
TTTCAAAAAAACTGCTGTCTAAATAAATTCTTATGATACCTAAACTGTGAAACCCAAACAATTACATAAGCTCAGTGATGAAGAAATTACTGCGTTTATTGTAAAACACAAGGATTCCCGACCATTCCGTATTCTCTATGAGCGGTATGCGAATAAGGTATACGCCAAATGCCTGAGCTTTACCAAAAGTCAGGCGGAGGCCGAGGACCTGGCCCACGATATATTTCTAAAAGTATATCTAAAGCTCAGGACATTTAAAGCGAGTGCCCGGTTTTCTACCTGGCTCTATAGTATTACATATCATTACTGTGTGGACTTTGTCAACAAAGTTCGCAGGGACAAAGCGCATCACGAAGCCTATGTCAGTGAAATAAATGCCTATGAAGAAGACACGCATGAGGAAGAGATTCTTCAGATTCAGATAGAGAAGCTAAAGCAGATATTGGAGCAGATCAAACCGGAAGACAAAGCCTTGCTGCTGATGAAATACCAGGATGATCTGCCCATCAAAGATATTATGGTAATCACTGCGCTCTCAGAAAGTGCGGTAAAAATGCGGTTGAAAAGAGCCAAAGCTAAAATCATTGAATTATCCCGATCATGAACACTAACCCATTTAAAGCACTGGAAGAAGAGGCCCAAGCGCCCGAAAAGCTGGGAGACAAAGTAATGGAAAGCATAGTATTAAGTGAACTGATCATGGATATCGCTGATCTGTTCATCGTAAAAACAGGAAAAACGATTGCCAGCCTTTTTAAAACTGATCAACTTCACAAAAACCCCTAGGTTATGGAAACACTTAGCGAATGGGAAAGCATCGCTTTTTCTTCATTGCATGCCTTTGGCAATACCCTTATGAACGCCCTGCCCAATATATTGGGGGCTGTGGTACTGCTCCTTATCGGCTGGCTCATAGCCCGAACCATGCGCTACATTACCAGAAAGCTCATGCGTACCCACCCCATGCAAAGCATAAGTGAACGCCTTCATGAATTGCCATGGTTAAGAAGTTCGGACGTTAAAACTGAGGGCGCCAATGTCATTGCCAGGTTTGTTTACTGGGTTGTGCTTCTGTTTTTCTTTGTTGCCGCTTCAGAAACGCTGGGGTGGTCGGCAGTTTCTCAAACAATAGGCATGTTGCTAAATTACCTGCCAGCCCTCTTAAGTGCCGTACTGATTGCCATTATCGGCCTGTATATTGCTCAGGTGGTAAAAAACCTCTTACTGACAGCCCTGCACTCCCTGGAAATGCACTCTGCCCATATCATCAGCAGTTTTGTATTCTACATTATTGCTGTTTTTGTAATACTCACCGCACTGGAACAGGCAGGAATTGATACCAGCATAATCACCTCCAATATTACACTGGTCATAGGTGCCATTATGATTGCCTTTGCCATCGCTTTTGCTATGGCCGCCAAAGATATCCTGCAAAATATTTTGTCCTCTTACTACAGCAGGCAAAACTTCCAGGTAGGTAATATCATTAAAATAGGAGAAGTCAAGGGAGAAATTATTCGGCTGGATAATATATCGGTGGTAGTCAAAACTTTTTCTTCTGAAGTGGTATTGCCAGCCC
Proteins encoded:
- a CDS encoding RNA polymerase sigma factor; its protein translation is MKPKQLHKLSDEEITAFIVKHKDSRPFRILYERYANKVYAKCLSFTKSQAEAEDLAHDIFLKVYLKLRTFKASARFSTWLYSITYHYCVDFVNKVRRDKAHHEAYVSEINAYEEDTHEEEILQIQIEKLKQILEQIKPEDKALLLMKYQDDLPIKDIMVITALSESAVKMRLKRAKAKIIELSRS
- a CDS encoding mechanosensitive ion channel family protein — translated: METLSEWESIAFSSLHAFGNTLMNALPNILGAVVLLLIGWLIARTMRYITRKLMRTHPMQSISERLHELPWLRSSDVKTEGANVIARFVYWVVLLFFFVAASETLGWSAVSQTIGMLLNYLPALLSAVLIAIIGLYIAQVVKNLLLTALHSLEMHSAHIISSFVFYIIAVFVILTALEQAGIDTSIITSNITLVIGAIMIAFAIAFAMAAKDILQNILSSYYSRQNFQVGNIIKIGEVKGEIIRLDNISVVVKTFSSEVVLPARLLITEKVEKITE